The Zingiber officinale cultivar Zhangliang chromosome 10A, Zo_v1.1, whole genome shotgun sequence genome contains a region encoding:
- the LOC122027867 gene encoding NAC domain-containing protein 18-like isoform X3 encodes MDEEVIRFLLGRRAGDPTLENVIADVNPFNDEPWNFPENIWFLYNPGGRISPKGNCESKATRSGYWRQTGDCRIFTSGCNFSWKRTLEFYKGKSPIGERTGWVMHEYHVESNSLNVHNCSKDHSSLYRVFRQSAKCAIDCKEKYSAYADKLVREDVDYISPFRTRRERIDFEDLPHNSQIVADKDQGESAPSRRRPNELASVIFSENMLDICDFSNGEYLELNDFYSSDTHASSDDSSIMSENSDEFFDPVAFLIDIENDHGLGKQTERTKYGFDISVPVRSHQVFIEPSPPVGDLVIEENSPSSCLDRNELTSNQPLPSPSDQQQNVNASTSSKYSGKEDDQTADTSHSRRTSKGIHISNGGGSNSVRKITKIGKRYFCFASF; translated from the exons AAAACATATGGTTCTTGTACAATCCAGGAGGCAGAATATCTCCCAAAGGGAACTGTGAATCAAAGGCAACTAGATCTGGATATTGGAGGCAAACAGGTGATTGCAGGATATTCACAAGTGGATGCAATTTTAGTTggaaaagaacattggaatttTATAAAGGTAAATCACCCATTGGAGAAAGAACTGGGTGGGTGATGCATGAATATCATGTAGAATCAAATTCATTGAACGTGCATAATTGCTCAAAG gATCATAGTTCCTTGTATAGAGTCTTCCGTCAAAGTGCTAAATGTGCAATTGACTGCAAAGAAAAGTATTCTGCATATGCAGATAAGTTAGTTCGTGAGGATGTAGACTACATATCACCTTTTAGAACAAGAAGAGAGAGAATTGACTTCGAGGATTTGCCCCACAATTCTCAG ATTGTCGCTGATAAAGATCAAGGGGAATCAGCGCCGTCTAGAAGAAGGCCTAATGAACTTGCATCCGTGATTTTTTCTGAAAATATGCttgatatttgtgatttttcaaaTGGAGAATACTTGGAACTGAATGATTTCTATAGTTCAGACACACATGCTAGTTCAGATGATTCCAGCATTATGTCAGAAAATTCTGATGAATTCTTCGATCCTGTTGCATTTTTAATAGATATTGAGAATGATCATGGATTAGGAAAACAAACAGAACGCACAAAATATGGCTTTGATATTTCTGTACCAGTCAGATCCCATCAGGTGTTCATCGAGCCATCTCCACCAG TTGGTGATCTTGTTATTGAAGAGAACAGTCCATCCAGTTGTCTGGATAGAAATGAACTGACTTCAAACCAGCCATTACCCTCACCAAGTGACCAACAACAAAATGTCAATGCTTCTACATCTAGCAAATATAGTGGCAAAGAGGACGATCAAACTGCTGATACCTCACATAGTCGCAGGACTTCAAAGGGCATTCATATTTCAAATGGGGGTGGCTCGAATTCAGTTAGGAAGATCACAAAGATAGGGAAAAGATACTTCTGCTTTGCATCATTTTGA